A stretch of the Buchananella sp. 14KM1171 genome encodes the following:
- a CDS encoding SpaA isopeptide-forming pilin-related protein, which yields MALALTVLLLAQMAFTPFAAKAVSAAPANYDLKITTFDALQDGSEPDLTGWSGVPIEAVAHAHVSGIGEGLQNVLFRLSIPKQSEYIEAVEFLEPRESSYTVRSEDESSWFVEYYVDDLADQTTISAPFSLTFRNGAAPNGTTVTPTWILLSDERTELASATATFTAKASTAYKFSMQASEGVVKNVEGQQNRERVAQATFQLASEQEASDATHTPVEGVLVSYDFHVIPDPASGAPDGAGQFFPSMVRFENTLAEGVELAPQSIQEGWSVQGNKAVFSDAWDAEATDTRGYFKRIHLLYKNVAIKAPAGTPLMHQNVGTAFLTYEGTDTMVSSTDTAWAEFRAYGPPAAPAALQLEKTAKTPQLTYGHDSLWREGSSIPEQGSGRIKFALNWSQDGDTHLAKRVSDHSLDPRLYYDTFEISRGYRLSAPQAADRQVEEALNNSFNILYGVRANGYRVEIGRNLQVGRELTVNDQIRSFVALELDFPRGLAMNSVGYEFTVGTDMVRAEVQKWGGKEYGTPQEYSNSATFTATDKVTGVAATSPVATDTVTIKLPEPKLDLSGATNYGPRTYQRCPGFNPGQSPISSCPMLYLFTDTLVPTGKWAPGNGTVNRLRHVVMLPPGVEFDRLWDVRFNNYTQSRDSYTTQVHPNYLGDGRDALVVDLGVNRVVKSADRPNATLSLRYYLRATGLAPEGENVIDSYSIWRDNGEREVTAEDGTHRYVDALDLDKDGNTTEAFLTNRHTINIVGAKEVSGRLEVSANGTDWFVSSPMVDKGDYFYWRQSVTNGTDAPVDRVQFIDVFPHVNDHSIVPDAHGAYAPRTWLRESDYGGSPEEMTHSGFRAPLAGPLSELPENAQTLQKFDLYYSLIEQGPDLNSVLQVTWLTEEELAQQVAQNRASWADVRMTKAVLKPGQSLEPGYTAHLVSKHQMPPSGYNRPYLNTQAAINSMIVSHSDGTFFDTNNSRVNTRNYTITGRVFMDRNANGIEDSDDYPGDGQLVYVKNADGSPARNADGTEIDGTFPSFGEFSFTVDKRGEYKLVTQKQDAEAFSPANATGNGTISHIETVTGNEGATGVFTVSTTNPFPSRNIGIVPGRRDLTIHKVDDKGRPLPGVRFELRRRPPMIDAVSLPTLTSAVAAAVGGFVNPAQAGPMPMPIPRPIPRPMPQPLPKPQPMPIPGPAIPGQETRVGETDSAGNATFENLEFGEYDVIELEPLPGFLPIDPFSIYLSGTSPYPSNEQDGAYRVVNHQSGAQIQITKVDAEDPQTTLAGAVFELLQGNTTVQTSQPTTMDGITNFYGVSPGEYRVVEVTPPRGFSTGAPFDVTVDQSSTLIEKTVENYRSEGAVLLMKTDEAGRPLPGAEFGLFPVMGFGDQDTPRYTATSGQDGVVRFDFVSFGEYQVRELSAPPGYVKSERVDTAYLASDAYFIDLRSEPFVNRAVSGTVELTKVDAADMVSLLPGAEFGLFQLGPDGAPAAQPLMRQRSGTDGVVRFTPVPVGSYQVKEIEAAPGFVLSTQTWDAQISAQGEVVNLGKVGNAPIASTVTVKKVEAGNAGVALPGATFGLFPVSEAGVVADVAAYTTQSQADGVATFTGVRKGTYALREVAAPAGYVLSTAEKQVVVFEHGATVPLGDFENTPITGSVSVKKVETGAAANPLAGATFGLFPVSEAGVVADVAAYTAQSQADGVATFTGVRFGKYQLRETVAPVGYQLSTVTKEVVVSTQGQTVAVGDWENAPITGTVSVKKVEAGNGGAAATPLAGATFGLFPVSEAGVVADAAAYTAQSQADGQATFANVRFGKYQLRETVAPAGYQLSTVTKEVVVSTQGQTVAVGDWENAAITGSVVLTKVDAADMVSVLPGAEFGLFPVGGDGQVAAAPVDRQVSGRDGVVRFENVRFGSYKVRELVPVLGFQLSGQSWDAQVVSQGQVVNVGKVPNAVITGTVSVKKVETGAAATPLAGATFGLFPVSEAGVVADAAAYTAQSQADGLATFANVRFGKYQLRETVAPAGYQLSTVTKEVVVSTQGQTVAVGDWENAPITGTVSVKKVEAGNGGAAATPLAGATFGLFAVAGDGSVADSAAYTAQSQADGLATFTGVRFGKYELRETAAPAGYQLSTVTKEVVISTQGQTVAVGDWENAPITGTVSVKKVEAGNAAKVLPGATFGLFPVSEAGVVADAAAYTAQSQADGLATFTGVRFGKYELRETVAPVGYQLSTVTKEVVISTQGQTVAVGDWENRAIVGAVSVTKVEAGNAGKKLAGATFVLEQAGAVKYTAISGPSGVANFAGVKAGTYQLRETKAPVGYQLSTVTKEVVISTQGQTVAVGDWENRAIVGAVSVTKVEAGNAGKKLAGATFVLEQAGAVKYTAISGPSGVANFAGVKAGTYQLRETKAPVGYQLSTLTKEVQVSSQGQVVQVGNWDNSPITGSVAVKKVETGNASKVLPGATFGLFPVSEAGVVADAAAYTAQSQADGLATFANVRFGKYELRETVAPAGYQLSTVTKEVVVSTQGQTVAVGDWENAPITGTVTVTKVDADDAAKKLAGVVFALRQSGKNVYRATTDGDGVATFAGVRYGVYELVEVSTLENYVLDTAFKESVRVSAQGQSVDVGSVTNAVKRADVVGVKKDQAGVPLSGAVFELRQAGKVVASATSGVDGVVRFGAVPWGEYELVETKAPAGYKLNARAVVVSVKQSGGQVSLDDIVNVKEEPATPPTPTQTPSQTPSQTPSQTPSQTPSQTPSETPSQTPSQTPSETPSGTPTPSQTPSETPSETPSGTPTPSETPSQTPTPSQPGQPTAPPAAPSPTPSATATPGRTGKLAKTGSDAAQVLPWAVALAAGGLLVLTARKRRR from the coding sequence TTGGCGCTGGCGCTAACCGTGCTCCTGCTTGCCCAGATGGCGTTTACCCCTTTTGCGGCCAAGGCCGTTTCTGCCGCGCCGGCAAACTACGACCTCAAGATCACCACCTTCGACGCGCTCCAGGATGGCAGCGAGCCGGACCTGACGGGTTGGAGCGGAGTGCCGATCGAGGCGGTGGCGCATGCGCACGTCTCCGGAATAGGAGAGGGGCTCCAGAACGTCCTATTCAGGCTCTCCATTCCCAAGCAGTCCGAATACATCGAGGCGGTGGAGTTCCTAGAGCCGCGCGAATCCTCATACACCGTCCGCTCAGAGGACGAGTCCAGCTGGTTCGTCGAATACTACGTAGACGACTTGGCCGATCAGACCACCATCAGCGCGCCCTTCTCACTCACCTTCCGCAACGGCGCTGCCCCCAACGGCACCACCGTGACGCCCACCTGGATCCTGCTCTCCGACGAGCGCACCGAACTGGCCTCCGCCACCGCCACGTTCACCGCCAAGGCTTCCACTGCCTACAAGTTCAGCATGCAGGCATCGGAGGGCGTAGTTAAGAACGTCGAGGGCCAGCAGAACCGGGAGCGCGTTGCGCAGGCAACGTTCCAGCTTGCCTCCGAGCAGGAGGCGAGCGACGCCACCCACACGCCCGTCGAGGGCGTCCTGGTCAGCTACGACTTCCACGTCATTCCCGACCCCGCCTCCGGCGCGCCGGACGGGGCCGGCCAATTCTTCCCCTCCATGGTTCGCTTCGAAAACACCCTCGCCGAGGGCGTAGAGCTCGCCCCGCAGTCCATCCAGGAGGGATGGAGCGTGCAGGGGAACAAGGCCGTTTTCTCCGACGCATGGGACGCGGAGGCAACAGACACTCGCGGCTACTTCAAGCGGATCCACCTGCTCTACAAGAACGTGGCCATCAAGGCACCTGCCGGCACGCCGCTAATGCACCAAAACGTCGGCACCGCCTTCCTCACCTACGAGGGCACCGACACGATGGTGTCCAGCACCGACACCGCCTGGGCGGAGTTCCGGGCCTACGGACCGCCCGCCGCCCCCGCCGCCCTGCAGCTGGAAAAGACCGCCAAGACCCCCCAGCTGACCTACGGCCACGACAGCCTCTGGCGGGAGGGAAGCTCCATCCCGGAGCAGGGTTCCGGCCGGATCAAGTTCGCCCTGAACTGGAGCCAGGACGGAGACACCCACCTGGCCAAGCGCGTCTCCGACCACTCCCTTGACCCGCGCCTGTACTACGACACCTTCGAGATCAGCCGCGGCTACCGCCTCAGCGCCCCGCAGGCCGCCGACCGTCAGGTGGAGGAGGCGCTCAACAACTCCTTCAACATCCTCTACGGCGTGCGCGCGAACGGCTACCGCGTAGAGATCGGGCGTAACCTCCAGGTGGGCCGCGAGTTGACGGTCAACGACCAGATCCGCAGCTTCGTCGCCCTGGAACTCGACTTCCCCAGGGGCCTGGCCATGAACTCCGTGGGTTACGAGTTCACCGTGGGAACGGACATGGTGCGGGCCGAGGTGCAGAAGTGGGGCGGCAAGGAGTACGGCACCCCACAGGAGTACAGCAACAGCGCCACCTTCACCGCCACCGACAAGGTCACCGGTGTTGCGGCCACCAGCCCGGTGGCCACGGACACGGTGACCATCAAGCTGCCCGAACCGAAGCTCGACCTGAGCGGGGCCACCAACTACGGCCCCCGCACCTACCAGCGCTGCCCCGGCTTCAATCCCGGCCAGAGCCCCATCAGCTCCTGCCCCATGCTCTACCTGTTCACCGACACCCTGGTTCCCACCGGTAAGTGGGCGCCCGGCAACGGCACGGTCAACCGGCTGCGGCACGTGGTCATGCTCCCGCCCGGCGTCGAATTCGATCGCCTCTGGGACGTCAGGTTCAACAACTACACCCAGTCCCGCGACAGCTACACCACCCAAGTCCACCCGAACTACCTTGGCGACGGCCGCGACGCGCTGGTGGTGGACCTGGGCGTCAACCGCGTGGTGAAGTCCGCCGACCGGCCCAACGCCACCCTCTCCCTGCGCTACTACCTGCGCGCCACCGGCCTCGCCCCCGAGGGTGAGAACGTGATCGACTCCTACTCGATCTGGCGCGACAACGGCGAGCGCGAGGTCACGGCCGAGGACGGCACCCACCGCTACGTGGACGCCCTGGACCTCGACAAGGACGGCAACACCACGGAGGCGTTCCTCACCAACCGGCACACGATCAACATCGTCGGCGCCAAGGAGGTCAGCGGTCGCCTAGAGGTATCCGCCAACGGGACCGACTGGTTCGTCAGCTCGCCGATGGTGGACAAGGGCGACTACTTCTACTGGCGCCAGTCCGTCACCAACGGCACCGACGCCCCGGTTGACCGCGTGCAGTTCATCGACGTCTTCCCGCACGTGAACGACCACTCGATCGTGCCGGACGCCCACGGCGCCTACGCCCCGCGCACCTGGCTGCGCGAGAGCGACTACGGCGGCAGCCCGGAGGAGATGACCCACTCCGGGTTCCGGGCGCCGCTGGCCGGCCCCCTCAGCGAGCTACCGGAGAACGCGCAGACACTGCAGAAGTTCGACCTCTACTACTCCCTGATCGAGCAGGGCCCCGACCTCAACTCCGTGCTGCAGGTCACCTGGCTCACGGAGGAGGAGCTGGCGCAGCAGGTGGCGCAAAACCGCGCCTCCTGGGCGGACGTGCGCATGACCAAGGCCGTCCTGAAGCCGGGCCAGAGCCTGGAACCGGGCTACACGGCTCACCTGGTCTCCAAGCACCAGATGCCGCCCAGCGGCTACAACCGGCCGTACCTCAACACCCAGGCTGCCATCAACTCGATGATCGTGTCCCACAGCGACGGGACGTTCTTCGACACCAACAATTCGCGGGTAAACACGAGGAACTACACGATCACCGGCCGCGTCTTCATGGACCGCAACGCCAACGGCATCGAGGACAGTGACGACTACCCCGGAGACGGGCAGCTGGTCTACGTGAAGAATGCCGACGGCAGTCCGGCCCGGAACGCCGACGGCACCGAGATCGACGGCACCTTCCCCTCGTTCGGTGAGTTCAGCTTTACCGTGGACAAGCGCGGCGAGTACAAGCTGGTCACCCAGAAGCAGGACGCGGAGGCATTCAGCCCCGCCAACGCGACCGGAAACGGCACGATCTCCCACATCGAAACGGTGACCGGCAACGAAGGCGCCACCGGCGTATTCACGGTCTCGACCACCAACCCGTTCCCGAGCCGCAACATAGGTATCGTGCCCGGCAGGCGGGACCTGACGATCCACAAGGTGGACGACAAGGGCAGGCCGCTGCCCGGGGTCCGCTTTGAGCTGCGCCGCCGCCCCCCGATGATCGACGCGGTCAGCCTGCCCACGCTCACCAGCGCGGTGGCTGCGGCCGTAGGCGGCTTCGTCAACCCGGCGCAGGCTGGGCCGATGCCCATGCCCATTCCCCGGCCCATCCCCCGGCCCATGCCGCAGCCGCTGCCCAAACCGCAGCCCATGCCGATTCCCGGCCCGGCGATCCCGGGTCAGGAGACCCGCGTAGGCGAGACCGACTCCGCTGGTAACGCCACCTTCGAGAACCTGGAGTTCGGCGAGTACGATGTCATCGAGCTGGAGCCACTGCCCGGCTTCCTCCCGATCGACCCGTTCTCGATCTACCTCTCCGGCACCAGCCCCTACCCGTCCAACGAGCAGGACGGTGCCTACCGGGTGGTGAACCACCAGTCCGGTGCCCAGATCCAGATCACGAAGGTTGATGCGGAAGACCCGCAGACCACCCTGGCCGGCGCGGTGTTCGAGCTGCTCCAGGGCAACACCACCGTGCAGACCTCCCAGCCCACCACGATGGACGGCATCACCAACTTCTACGGGGTGAGCCCCGGTGAGTACCGGGTGGTGGAGGTGACGCCGCCGCGTGGTTTCTCCACCGGCGCCCCCTTCGACGTGACGGTGGATCAGTCCAGCACCCTTATCGAGAAGACGGTGGAGAACTACCGCTCCGAGGGCGCCGTGCTGCTGATGAAGACGGACGAAGCGGGCAGGCCCCTGCCAGGCGCAGAGTTCGGCCTGTTCCCGGTGATGGGGTTCGGCGACCAGGACACCCCGCGCTACACGGCGACCTCCGGCCAGGACGGCGTGGTGCGTTTCGACTTCGTCAGCTTCGGGGAATACCAGGTGCGCGAGCTCTCCGCGCCGCCCGGCTACGTCAAGAGCGAGCGGGTTGATACGGCGTACCTGGCAAGCGACGCCTACTTCATTGACCTGCGCTCGGAGCCGTTCGTCAACCGTGCCGTTTCCGGCACCGTGGAGCTGACCAAGGTTGACGCTGCGGACATGGTTTCCCTGCTGCCGGGCGCCGAGTTCGGCCTGTTCCAGCTCGGTCCCGACGGCGCGCCGGCCGCCCAGCCCCTGATGCGTCAACGCTCCGGCACCGACGGCGTGGTGCGCTTCACCCCGGTCCCGGTGGGCTCCTACCAGGTGAAGGAGATCGAGGCCGCGCCTGGTTTCGTCCTGTCCACCCAGACGTGGGACGCCCAGATCTCCGCCCAGGGCGAGGTGGTCAACCTCGGCAAGGTGGGCAACGCCCCGATCGCGAGCACTGTGACGGTGAAGAAGGTGGAGGCCGGTAATGCCGGTGTGGCTCTGCCTGGCGCCACCTTCGGGTTGTTCCCGGTTTCCGAGGCCGGTGTGGTGGCCGACGTTGCCGCCTATACCACCCAGTCGCAGGCCGACGGCGTGGCTACCTTCACGGGAGTCCGCAAGGGCACCTACGCGTTGCGTGAGGTGGCCGCCCCCGCCGGCTACGTGCTCTCCACTGCGGAGAAGCAGGTGGTGGTCTTCGAGCACGGCGCTACGGTGCCGCTCGGAGACTTCGAGAACACGCCGATCACTGGGTCGGTGAGCGTGAAGAAGGTTGAGACCGGCGCGGCGGCGAACCCGTTGGCTGGCGCGACGTTCGGCCTGTTCCCGGTGTCCGAGGCCGGTGTGGTGGCCGACGTTGCCGCTTACACCGCGCAGTCGCAGGCCGATGGCGTGGCTACCTTCACGGGTGTGCGTTTTGGGAAGTACCAGTTGCGTGAGACCGTGGCGCCGGTGGGTTACCAGCTTTCGACCGTGACCAAGGAGGTTGTGGTTTCTACCCAGGGCCAGACGGTTGCGGTGGGTGACTGGGAGAACGCTCCGATTACTGGCACGGTGAGTGTGAAGAAGGTCGAGGCGGGTAATGGCGGTGCGGCGGCGACCCCGTTGGCTGGTGCGACCTTCGGGTTGTTCCCGGTTTCCGAGGCCGGCGTGGTTGCTGACGCGGCTGCCTATACGGCGCAGTCGCAGGCCGATGGCCAGGCCACGTTTGCGAACGTGCGTTTCGGTAAGTACCAGTTGCGTGAGACGGTGGCGCCGGCGGGTTATCAGCTTTCGACCGTGACCAAGGAGGTTGTGGTTTCTACCCAGGGCCAGACCGTTGCGGTGGGTGATTGGGAGAACGCTGCGATTACTGGTTCGGTGGTGTTGACCAAGGTTGATGCTGCGGACATGGTGTCGGTGTTGCCGGGGGCTGAGTTTGGTTTGTTCCCGGTTGGTGGTGATGGGCAGGTGGCTGCTGCGCCGGTTGATCGTCAGGTTTCTGGGCGTGATGGTGTGGTGCGGTTTGAGAATGTGCGCTTTGGTTCGTACAAGGTGCGTGAGCTTGTTCCGGTGCTTGGTTTCCAGTTGTCTGGTCAGTCTTGGGATGCCCAGGTGGTTTCGCAGGGGCAGGTGGTCAACGTGGGCAAGGTGCCTAACGCGGTGATCACTGGCACGGTGAGTGTGAAGAAGGTCGAGACCGGTGCGGCGGCGACCCCGCTGGCTGGTGCTACCTTCGGGTTGTTCCCGGTTTCCGAGGCCGGCGTGGTTGCTGACGCGGCTGCCTATACGGCGCAGTCGCAGGCCGATGGCCTGGCCACGTTTGCGAACGTGCGTTTCGGTAAGTACCAGTTGCGTGAGACCGTGGCGCCGGCGGGTTACCAGCTTTCGACCGTGACCAAGGAGGTTGTGGTTTCCACGCAGGGCCAGACGGTTGCGGTGGGTGACTGGGAGAACGCTCCGATTACTGGCACGGTGAGTGTGAAGAAGGTCGAGGCGGGTAATGGCGGTGCGGCGGCGACCCCGTTGGCTGGTGCGACCTTTGGGTTGTTCGCTGTTGCTGGCGATGGTTCGGTGGCTGACTCTGCTGCCTATACGGCCCAGTCGCAGGCCGATGGCCTGGCCACGTTCACGGGCGTGCGCTTTGGTAAGTACGAGCTGCGCGAGACCGCCGCGCCGGCGGGTTACCAGCTCTCGACCGTGACCAAGGAAGTTGTCATCTCTACCCAGGGCCAGACCGTAGCGGTGGGTGATTGGGAGAATGCCCCGATCACTGGCACGGTGAGCGTGAAGAAGGTCGAGGCGGGTAACGCCGCTAAGGTCCTGCCTGGCGCGACCTTCGGTCTGTTCCCGGTTTCCGAGGCCGGCGTGGTCGCCGACGCGGCTGCCTACACGGCCCAGTCGCAGGCAGATGGCCTGGCCACGTTCACGGGCGTGCGCTTTGGTAAGTACGAGTTGCGTGAGACCGTGGCGCCGGTGGGTTACCAGCTCTCGACCGTGACCAAGGAAGTTGTCATCTCTACCCAAGGCCAGACCGTAGCAGTGGGTGATTGGGAGAACCGGGCGATTGTTGGTGCGGTGTCGGTGACCAAGGTAGAGGCCGGTAACGCGGGCAAGAAGCTGGCGGGTGCCACGTTTGTGCTGGAGCAGGCCGGGGCGGTGAAGTACACGGCTATCTCCGGTCCTTCTGGTGTTGCCAACTTCGCGGGCGTGAAGGCCGGTACCTACCAGTTGCGTGAGACCAAGGCACCGGTGGGTTACCAGCTCTCGACCGTGACCAAGGAAGTTGTCATCTCTACCCAAGGCCAGACCGTAGCAGTGGGTGATTGGGAGAACCGGGCGATTGTTGGTGCGGTGTCGGTGACCAAGGTAGAGGCCGGTAACGCGGGCAAGAAGCTGGCGGGTGCCACGTTTGTGCTGGAGCAGGCCGGGGCGGTGAAGTACACGGCTATCTCCGGTCCTTCTGGTGTTGCCAACTTCGCGGGCGTGAAGGCCGGTACCTACCAGTTGCGTGAGACCAAGGCACCGGTGGGTTACCAGCTTTCGACCTTGACCAAGGAGGTTCAGGTCTCCAGCCAGGGCCAGGTGGTCCAGGTTGGCAACTGGGACAACAGCCCGATCACGGGGTCGGTGGCGGTGAAGAAGGTCGAGACCGGTAATGCCTCTAAGGTCCTGCCTGGTGCGACCTTCGGGTTGTTCCCGGTTTCTGAGGCCGGCGTGGTTGCTGACGCGGCTGCCTATACGGCGCAGTCGCAGGCCGATGGCCTGGCCACGTTTGCGAACGTGCGGTTTGGTAAGTACGAGCTGCGTGAGACCGTGGCGCCTGCGGGGTACCAGCTCTCGACCGTGACCAAGGAGGTCGTGGTTTCCACGCAGGGCCAGACGGTTGCGGTGGGTGACTGGGAGAACGCTCCGATTACTGGCACGGTGACGGTGACCAAGGTGGATGCTGATGATGCGGCCAAGAAGCTGGCTGGTGTGGTCTTTGCGTTGCGTCAGTCGGGGAAGAACGTCTACCGGGCCACCACGGATGGTGATGGTGTGGCCACGTTTGCGGGTGTGCGCTACGGCGTGTATGAGCTGGTGGAGGTATCCACGCTGGAGAACTACGTGCTTGACACTGCGTTTAAGGAGAGCGTGAGGGTTTCTGCCCAGGGCCAGAGTGTGGATGTGGGTAGCGTGACCAACGCGGTTAAGCGGGCCGATGTGGTGGGGGTGAAGAAGGACCAGGCTGGTGTGCCGTTGTCGGGGGCGGTCTTTGAGCTGCGCCAGGCGGGCAAGGTGGTTGCTAGCGCGACTTCTGGTGTGGATGGTGTTGTGCGTTTTGGTGCGGTGCCGTGGGGGGAGTATGAGTTGGTGGAGACCAAGGCTCCTGCCGGGTACAAGCTCAACGCGCGTGCCGTTGTGGTCAGTGTGAAGCAAAGTGGTGGCCAGGTGAGCCTGGATGACATCGTTAACGTCAAGGAAGAGCCTGCCACCCCGCCCACGCCGACCCAGACCCCGTCGCAGACCCCGAGCCAGACTCCGTCTCAGACGCCGAGCCAGACTCCGTCGCAGACCCCGAGTGAAACTCCGTCTCAGACGCCGAGTCAGACTCCGTCCGAGACTCCGTCGGGTACGCCGACTCCGTCGCAGACCCCGAGTGAAACTCCGTCCGAGACTCCGTCGGGCACGCCGACTCCGTCTGAGACGCCGTCGCAGACGCCGACGCCTTCGCAGCCGGGCCAGCCCACGGCACCGCCGGCGGCGCCGTCGCCGACTCCGTCTGCGACTGCGACCCCGGGGCGCACGGGCAAGCTGGCCAAGACCGGTAGCGACGCCGCCCAAGTCCTGCCCTGGGCGGTAGCCCTGGCAGCTGGTGGTCTGCTGGTGCTCACTGCGCGCAAGCGGCGCCGCTAG